The following proteins come from a genomic window of Rutidosis leptorrhynchoides isolate AG116_Rl617_1_P2 chromosome 10, CSIRO_AGI_Rlap_v1, whole genome shotgun sequence:
- the LOC139871426 gene encoding uncharacterized protein — MPQTTSLPDDITWLGLDNVPRKFSVNQVWDSIRPRSICVNWFRIVWYSQCVSKHAFLLWILMGERLKTQDKLKSWEIHNVPLFCPLCKLRHDSHDHLFSECIYANKVWKKAVAFTCLPMVSNWKVVCNYLMPTAGRNTVNMVVAKLVFGAVVYAIWQERNNRLFKKFHHSKVKLFEDVFSTVRLKLMSIKFKNSAKVERMKTTWQL; from the coding sequence ATGCCACAAACTACCTCACTTCCTGATGATATTACTTGGCTCGGCTTAGACAATGTTCCACGTAAATTCTCTGTGAACCAAGTTTGGGATTCAATTAGACCGAGATCTATATGTGTCAATTGGTTTCGTATTGTCTGGTACTCGCAATGTGTTTCGAAACATGCATTTCTTCTGTGGATTTTGATGGGGGAAAGACTTAAGACTCAAGATAAACTAAAGAGTTGGGAGATTCATAATGTGCCATTGTTTTGCCCCCTATGTAAGTTACGCCATGATTCTCACGATCATTTATTCTCTGAATGCATCTATGCGAACAAGGTGTGGAAAAAGGCTGTCGCTTTTACTTGTTTGCCCATGGTTTCGAACTGGAAAGTGGTGTGCAACTACCTGATGCCTACGGCTGGAAGGAATACGGTTAACATGGTTGTCGCAAAGCTTGTTTTTGGAGCTGTGGTTTATGCTATATGGCAGGAAAGAAACAATAGATTATTTAAAAAGTTTCACCATTCAAAAGTTAAACTCTTTGAAGATGTTTTTAGCACGGTTCGTTTGAAACTAATGTCCATCAAGTTCAAGAATTCGGCTAAAGTTGAGAGGATGAAGACGACTTGGCAGCTTTGA
- the LOC139871427 gene encoding uncharacterized mitochondrial protein AtMg00310-like: MQIYWCSVFILPDATIKEIEKTLRGFLWCQGEMKRGKAKVKWDDLCKPKDEGGLGIKRLKYWNIALMTSHIWRILAHKQTLWVKWIHTYRLTNKHFWEVSINANASWSWRKLLRIRPVIKEFFFHQVGNGNTTSAWFDNWCKLGRLDKIIDSNDIHDMGLNKKVTELSSGSNWLWPSSWYSKYPQ, encoded by the coding sequence ATGCAAATTTATTGGTGTTCTGTTTTCATTCTCCCGGATGCTACCATTAAAGAAATCGAGAAAACTCTTCGTGGTTTTTTATGGTGTCAAGGTGAGATGAAAAGAGGTAAGGCTAAAGTTAAATGGGATGATTTGTGCAAACCTAAAGACGAAGGTGGTTTAGGTATCAAGCGGTTGAAATATTGGAACATTGCTCTCATGACATCTCATATATGGCGTATTCTTGCGCATAAACAAACATTATGGGTCAAATGGATCCATACTTACCGCTTGACAAATAAACATTTTTGGGAGGTTTCAATCAATGCAAATGCTAGTTGGAGCTGGAGAAAATTGTTGCGTATTCGTCCCGTTATTAAAGAGTTTTTCTTCCATCAAGTTGGAAATGGAAACACCACCTCTGCATGGTTTGATAATTGGTGCAAGTTGGGTCGGTTAGATAAAATTATTGATTCTAATGATATCCACGATATGGGGTTGAACAAAAAGGTGACGGAGCTATCTAGTGGGTCGAATTGGTTATGGCCATCTTCATGGTACTCGAAATACCCACAATAG